TCGCCCGCATGGCCGACGTGGTCGAGGAGGTCGAGGACGACCTCGTGGCCGTCTCGAAGGCCCGCGACGCGCTGAAAGTCCTGCCCGACATCCGCCCCGACGAACCGGCCATCGTCGTCGCCGGCTACCCCAACGTCGGCAAGTCCTCGTTCGTCAACCGGGTGACCCGCGCGGACAACAAGATTGCCTCCTACCCCTTCACGACGACGCAGATTCGCGTCGGTCACTTCGAGGACCAGCGCATCCGCTACCAGCTGGTCGACACGCCGGGCCTGCTCGACCGCCCGCCGGAGGACCGAAACGAGATCGAGTCACAGGCCGTCAGCGCGCTGGAACACCTCGCCGACGCCGTGCTCGTGCTCGTCGACCCGAGCGAGGAGTGTGGCTACCCGCTGGCCCAGCAGCTCGACCTCCGGGACGACATCGAGTCGCGCTTCGACGCGCCGGTCCTGACTATCGCCAACAAGAGCGACCGCTCGACCGACGTCGAGGCCGACCACTACATGAGCGTCACCG
This DNA window, taken from Haloarcula ordinaria, encodes the following:
- a CDS encoding NOG1 family protein, giving the protein MSHPFENLPTTPTAEEVIDQAFSRATRAGGAKDGVEAQQSMLMTASNIISDNLQNVAQSWPTIDDLDPFYVELADAVISETDPADDDDGIDALKQHLSEISWAGRKAKEIRQEYEGRLVRGDKDTARKLRKQAFARMADVVEEVEDDLVAVSKARDALKVLPDIRPDEPAIVVAGYPNVGKSSFVNRVTRADNKIASYPFTTTQIRVGHFEDQRIRYQLVDTPGLLDRPPEDRNEIESQAVSALEHLADAVLVLVDPSEECGYPLAQQLDLRDDIESRFDAPVLTIANKSDRSTDVEADHYMSVTEDDNVDGVLQAAVDAVGYELELPFDDE